TTTGAAAAGCAGGTCAAATGCAGCTTATGCTTTTGAAAAAGAACAACGGAAGGAACATCTGAAAAATCAAAAATATTCTATTGCTGTTCCGCATCAAGAACTTTATTTGCAATTAAGAGCTTGGCGGAATGCAAAAGCAATTGATCTTGGTATAGAACCTCATGCGGTTTTACGGCAAGTTTCAATGGAAGAAATCACTACAATGCTCCCTTCTTCTAAAAAAGAATTAAGTACCATTAAAGGTATCGGAGCAAAACGAATCCGCCAATTTGGAGACGAATTACTGGAAATTATTACAGAATATATGATTGTAAACGGATTGACAAAGCATTGACAGGTGTCGGATTGTTAATATCTTTGTTCTTGTGTATAACAAGTTGAAAATTAGATAGTATTGAATGAAAATAATATAGATATGAAACGAATTATTGGTTTTGTAGTTGCATTGTGGTTGTTTGTAACGCCATGGGTTAATGCTCAACCTTACCAAGTCGGAGTGTGTTTGAGCGGAGGTGGAGCTCTTGGTTTTGCGCATATTGGTGTTTTGGAAGCTTTGCGTGAGAGTGGCATTTATCCGCAGGTTATTTCAGGAACGAGTATGGGGGCTGTGGTTGGTGTTTTTTATGCAGCAGGATATTCTCCTCAAAATATTTTAGAAATAGTCCAGCATGAAAAAATGTACAGGACAAGTAACATTATTCGTTTTCATATTGGCAAAAATGCAACTGGCTTTTCTGACCACGTCCCGTTGCTCAATGTGTTGAAGAAATATATTCCTTACGATAATTACGATAGTTTATCAATGCCGTTTTATTCCTGTGCCACCAATTTAACTACAGGTAATATTGAATATACCTCGCATGGAGACAATTTGCGCGAACGTGTTGCTGCTTCTTCATCTATTCCTGGTATTTTTGAGGCTGTAAAGATTGATTCTTGCTATTATGTTGATGGTGGTGTGTTGAATAACTTACCGGCACAACCGATTCGCCCTTTGTGTAAAGTTTTGATTTCTGTTGTAGTGAGCCCATTTACTCCCAATTCTAAGATTAAAAATATTTCTGATGTTTTACATGATGTACTGAAAGTAATGTCCAAAAATAATTCCGCACCAGGTATAAAAATGTCTGATTATGTGATATATGTGAATATTGATCCACGCTTGGATATGTTTAGTTTCAAGAACTATAAGAATATTTATTTTGCTGGGTATAACATTGGAAAACGGTTTATTGCCGATCATCCTGACCTATTAAAATACGCCACTCAGAAACCAAAAGTTACAACTCCTGTTTTGAAAGATACAATTGGGGATGAACAATAGTGGGTAAATCAAATAGCTTTTAATGAATTGTTTATGAAAAAAACTATTATAGATCTTTTCGAAGAAGCCGTCGAGAAATATCCCTTGAATTCCTTTTTGTTTGAAAAAAAAGATACTGTTTTTCAGGAAACCACCTATCTTGAAACCCGTGATTTGGTGTATCAGCTTGGAGCCGGGTTGGTTGCTTTTGGCGTAACCAAAGGCGATCATGCTGCATTATTGTCTGAAGGCCGTAATTTATGGATTATCACTGAATTGGCTATGTTTTATGCTGGAGCTGCTAACATTCCATTATCAGTCAAACTTGAAGAAAGTAATGATTTGATTTTCAGAATACAGCATGCTGAGGTTCGTTATTTGTTTGTTTCCGGGAATCAGTTGCCAAAAATCCGCGCTATAAAGAATCAATTGCCTTTGCTAAAACACATTGTTGTGCTGGATGAACTTCCAACCTATGAAGACAAAGAACTTTCTGTTAAACAATTGTTTGAAATGGGTACCCATCATTTGAAGAATACCGATATAAATAATTTTCTGGCTATTGGTCAGTCAATAACCAATGATGATATTGCTACGATAACCTACACATCTGGAACAACGGCTGAACCGAAGGGCGTGATGTTGACCCACAGAAATTATACGGCAAATGTTGAGCAATCGTTGACGTTATTGGATATTCCTGAGACTTGGAGAACATTCATTATTTTACCGCTGGATCATTGTTTTGCTCATGTCGTTGGTTTTTATATATTTATGACTTCTGGCGCTGGTGTAGCGACTGTTCAGGTTGGCAAAACACCTCTGGAAACATTGAAAAACATCCCGATTAACATTAAAGAGATAAGACCGCATCTGATTTTAAGTGTTCCCGCTTTGGCAAAGAATTTTCGCAAAAACATAGAGAATGGGGTCCGGGCTCAGGGAAGAACTATTGATACTTTATTTCATTGTGCACTCAAGGTTGCCTACCTTTATCATCAACGTGGAGCCTCCACAAAAAAGTTGTGGCATAAGATGTTATATCCTTTCGTGAAGCTATTTGACAAACTACTTTTTTCCAAACTTCGTGAAGCTTTTGGTGGTAATTTGCAGTTTTTTATCGGTGGTGGAGCTTTGTTGGATATTGAATTACAGCAGTTCTACTATGCTCTTGGAATTCCTATGTTTCAAGGGTATGGACTTTCGGAAGCCACTCCTGTCATCTCATCGAATGGTCCTGACAGTCATCTTTTGGGCTCATCAGGGAAAGTAGTGAAACCTTTGGATTTGAAAATTATTGATACTCAAAACAAAGAATTACATGATGGCGAAGTTGGCGAAATTGTTATCCGTGGAGAGAATGTGATGGCCGGCTATTGGAAAAATATTGAATCAACACGGGAGGTGTTGCAAGACGGATGGTTGAAGACAGGTGATATGGGATATATGAGCTCTGAGGGTTTTTTGTACGTTTTAGGACGATTTAAAAGCCTTTTAATTGGTAATGACGGAGAAAAATATAGTCCCGAAGGCATAGAGGAGGCTCTGGTTTCTAATTCACATCTAATTGATCAGGTGTTTTTGTATAACAATCAATATGCGTACACTGTTGCATTGATTGTGGCGAACCGGGAGGCGCTTAAGCGACAGGTGAGACACAATGCAGCAAGCATTGAGGGAAAGCAGGAAGCAATTCAACTGATTTTGCAGGATATAAATAAGTTCAGGGCGGGGGGCGTGCATGCCGGAATGTTTCCTGAGCGATGGCTTCCTGCTACGTTTGCTATTCTTGCTGAACCGTTCACAGAACAGAACCGGATGATTAACAGTACCATGAAAGTGGCGCGTGGCGAAGTGGAATCGGTTTATAAGGAAACATTCGATTTTTTGTATACGCCTGAAGGGAAAATTGCTACGAATGACCGCAATATGGAGGCTGTGTTCGGGTCGGCTTCTTAATGATTATTTTTGTTGATGTTTGTATTGATGATGCGTTATAAACAGGTGTTTTATAACAATTCCGAGTTTTATTGTATATGATTGACCAATCACAGTTTTATGATAAGAAGATGGCATTCTTCACGTTAGGATGCCGGTTGAATTTTGCAGAAACGTCGACTATCGGCAGGCAACTGGCCGAAGCGGGTTTTCGAAAGGTGAAAGCAGGAGAGAAGGCTGACATTTGTGTGATTAACACATGTACGGTGACGGACCTGGCAGATAAAAAGTCGAGGCAGGCAATTCATCGCCTTATCCGACAACATCCGTCAGCTTTTATTGTGGTGACAGGATGTTATGCACAGCTTAAACCCGAAGAGGTCAGCTCGCTGGAAGGGGTTGACCTGGTGCTGGGGGCAAATGAGAAATTTGATATTTTACATTATGTTGATTCGCTTGAAAAAAGATCAACAGCTGAAATACAGCATATCGACAGTGATCAACTGCAATCTTTTTTCCCTTCTCTTTCTCACGATGACCGTACGCGTTTTTTCCTGAAGGTGCAGGATGGATGCGATTATCAATGCAGTTATTGTACGATTCCGAAGGCACGAGGCCATAGTCGTAACGGGACGATTGCCGACACGGTGGCTCTTGCCCGGAAGGCTGCGGAGGAAGGGGCGCAGGAAATTGTACTTACAGGCGTGAATATTGGAGATTTCGGCAGATCGACATCCGAATCGTTTTTTGATTTGATTCGTGCGCTGGATGAAGTGGAAGGGATTGTCAGGTACCGGATTGGCAGTGTAGAACCGAATCTTTTGACGCATGAAATCATTGCGTTTGTGGCAACATCCAAACGATTTGCTCCGCATTTTCATATTCCGCTGCAATCGGGGAGCAACCATGTGTTGGGGTTGATGCGACGAAGGTATCAGCGGGAACTTTTTGAAGAGAAAGTTCAAGAGATCAAGCGATTGCTACCCAATGCCTTTATAGGCGTGGATGTGATAGTGGGTATGAATGGAGAGACCGAAGCCGATTTTGAGGATGCTATGGAATTTATCCGGCGATTACCTGTTTCGCAGCTCCATGTTTTTACTTATTCAGAACGATTGAATACGAAGGCTTTGGAAATAGCAGATACTCTTCCACAGGCTGTCCGCAAACAACGTAGCGACCGAATGCATGCCCTTTCTGACGAGAAACTGAACATATTTTACAAGGAGAATATAGGATCCCAAGCAGTTGTGTTATGGGAAGCCAATCACAAAGGGGAGATGATGACCGGGTTCACTGAGAATTATTTGCATATTGCCGCTCCTTATGACCGGTCTAGAATAAATACATTAGAGCAGGTGATTCTGTCTGATTTCACCGAATCATTAACGGCGAATGGGTGGATTGGATTTCAGGTTACCCGTTAATAATCCGATTGCCAGATTTATGACAGAAATTATGGCATCCAATAAGCCAATACAATTATAAAAGACGAGACTAATGAAATTTGAGCTACAGCATATTGACACTAAGACGAATGCCCGTGCCGGTGTTATCACTACCGATCATGGGACGATAGAAACTCCTATTTTTATGCCTGTAGGAACGGCAGGATCGGTGAAAGCGGTGCATCAACGAGAACTGGCAGAGGATATTAAAGCCCAAATCATTCTGGGGAATACCTACCATTTGTATCTTCGTCCCGGCTTGAATATTTTGGAACAGGCAGGAGGTTTGCATCGTTTCAATGGCTGGACGAGGCCTATTTTGACCGATAGCGGTGGATTTCAGGTCTTTTCATTGTCGGAGAACCGGAAACTAAAAGAGGAAGGAGCCCATTTCCGATCACATATTGATGGGTCTAAACATCTGTTTACTCCCGAAAATGTGGTTGATATACAGCGCATTATAGGAGCAGATATTATGATGGCATTTGACGAATGTACGCCCGGAACAGCTGACTATGATTATGCCAAGAAGTCGATGGAGTTGACTCATCGCTGGCTGGAAAGAGGCCTCCGCCGGTTTTCGGATTCTGATCCTAAATATGGCTATTTGCAAGCTTTCTTCCCTATAGTACAAGGATGTGTTTATCCGGATTTGAGGAGACAGTCGGCTGAATTTATTGCTAAACAAAATCAGGCAGGGAATGCCATCGGGGGATTGGCAGTGGGTGAGCCAACTGAAAAAATGTATGAGATGATTGAGGTGGTGAATGAGATTTTGCCTAAAGACCGTCCGCGTTACCTGATGGGGGTAGGGACTCCGGCCAATATTCTGGAAGCCATAGAGCGGGGGGTTGACATGTTCGATTGTGTCATGCCTACCCGGAATGGACGTAATGGCATGATTTTTACTTCAAACGGTATTATGAACATGAAAAATGAGAAGTGGAAGTCAGATTTTTCCCCGTTGGATGCAGCAGGAACATCTTATGTAGATTCTTTTTATAGCAAAGCGTATGTGCGGCATCTGTTTGTGAGTCAGGAATTTTTGGCAATGCAGATTGCTTCGATCCACAACCTGGCTTTTTATCTGAATTTGGTGAAGGAAGCTCGACAACATATTATGGAAGGGGATTTTGCAAACTGGAAAGCCAGGATGGTGAAACAAACCATGCAACGGTTATGATAGTAATGATTAAAATGTTGCGATGAAAAGCTGATTTCTGTCTTTTTATCTTCTTTTTTATGAGATAGCGAACAAAAAGACATTAAAATGTTGTATCTTTGCGACAAATTATTCTCTGTGTTTAACATTTGAACATTTAAAAAATGCACTGCTATGAAAAATCTGATGTATTTCGTTATGGCTGCTTTTTTGGTCACGGCATGTGGCAGCAATGAACACTCAGCCCAAAAGCTGATCAAGGAACAAATGAAAAATATAGTATCGAATTATACGAATTATAAATCAATTAGTTTCGGAGGGTTGGATTCCCTGTATACCACCTATCAAAAGGATTCTACCTATGTTCAATTGATGCGTAAAGCAGATACTTACACCGCCTTAGAGAACCAGCAAACTCAAAATGCCATCATGGCTAAGACCGTGAAGGCAACCAAGGCTATTAAGACGTTGGTTGATGCTTATGCTGATTCCGCAAAAATGGCTACTACTCAGGCTAATCAGTATGCTCAAGGATTCAGAAAGTCGTTTGCCGGTTGGCAAATGAGTCACACCTTTTCAGTACAAGATGCTCAGGGAGCCGAGCAAATCCTGACGTATAAATTTTATTTTGATAAGCCCCTGAACAATCTGGTGGGGTGGGAGAAAGAGTAATCTGAGTTTACCTGGCTGTTTGTGGGTTACTCTGTCATAGTGTCCGATCTAAAAAGCGCTGTTTCGTCTTGCTTGCATTTCCTTCATCAATTCTTTTCTTTTCAGCATACTTTACAGCGCTTTTATTCTAAATCAGGACTATTTTCTTCCTTCCCCGAATATTTAATTTTATCTACACCTGTTTTATATTTTGTGTTGCAGTATGTAATGCCTTTATAGCATTACATACCGGGCATTGCTGCCATCCCAGGGGATTTCTTCGTTGATTTTATGTCTGAACTCATCATGTTGGGCTTGCCTGCCAGTTGGGCGGCGGCATCAACACTGAACGTTCCGTTGGTGACAATTGTATCTCCTTCGTTTAGACCGGCTAACACCACGTATCCATTATTGACAGAAGGGCCAAGTGTTATTTCGCGCATCACGAATGCCGGGTCAGCGGCGTCAGGAGTTTTGATGTAGACCAGAGAGCGTGTCCCCGTCCAAAGGACTGCCGACTGAGGAATAATCAGCTCATTGTTTCCTGACAAGACAGAGCGTGAATCTCCGGTAACAAACATTCCCGGTTTAAGATTATCCCCTGGATTTTCTACTTCGACCCTGACGCTGGCAGTGCGGGTGTCGGGATTGACCACCGGATCGATAAATGAGATTCTTCCCCGGAATGTTTCTCCCGGCATGGACTCTGTGGTAAACGAGATGATATCCCCAACCTTTAACCATGGCAGATCATTTTCGTAGGCATCAAACAAGACCCAGACTCTGGATAGATTTGCTATTTCGTAAAGTGGTTCTCCTGTAGATACATAATCCCCCACATTGACTTTTTTATCGAGCACGACTCCTGAGATGGGAGATATAACTTCAATATTGTTTTTGATTTGCCCGGAGGATTCGATGCGGGCAATTTGATTATCCGTCAGCTTCCACTCTTTCAGTTTTTCTTTTGCTGCCGGTAAAAGATTGGGGTAATTTTTTTGCATTTTAGCGGCTTCCAGTAGTTCTTTCTGGGCGGTAACCAGATCAGGGGAATAAATGGATGCTATGGGTTCGCCTTTCGCCACTGATTCGCCTGTGAAATTGAGGTTTAACCTTTCGATTCTCCCCGATACAAAAGCCGGTAATGTTTGTACCAATTGTTCGTCGGGGACGATTTTCCCATACAAGTGTAATTCTTTAACTGCATTTCCGCGCATCACTACCGATGTCTGGATGTTTGCCAACTGAACAGCATCCGGTGTCATAACGACGGCATTTGAATCCACCACATTTGTTACCTGACTGAGCGGTATTAGTGTCATCCCGCAAATAGGACATTTACCCGGATGATCCATCCTTATCTGGGGGTGCATGGCACATGTCCAGATTGTTTTTTGGGGATGACTTTGTGTTTGTTCCGTTTTGACCGGAGAAGGTGCCGAATGGTGAAACAGCAACCATCCCAGCACTATGCCTGCTATGACAAAAAGCGAGGTCCTAATATATGATTTTGCCAGTAGTTTTTTCATTATGCGTTTCTGTTTAGGATGTTATTTAATTCATGTATTTACTTTATTCCCGTTATTGCCCGATTGCCATCAGGTTGTCGAGCATGGCTACTGCTGTGTTTTGATCGGTTACTGCTTCTACGAGTTTCAGCCTGTAGTCGAGTAATTGCTGTTCCACCCGGAGCAACTCGTCGTAATCGGCTGTAGCATTTGAAGAGGCAAAGCTTGTTGTCAACAGGTCTGCTGTTCGTTGTGCCAGATCGATTTGCCCCTGATTGAGAGTGATACGTCTTTCCGCGTCATTTAATGCAGTTGTAGCCTGCGCATATTGCACCTGAAGTTGATTCCGGGCATTTGTTTCTGCTTCCTGTGCTGATAACTGATTGAATTTAGCTTCTTTGACCATGTGTTTGTATTTGCTTCTGTAGATTGGCAAAGTGATGCTGAACATAGGCATAACCATGTCCTGTCCGTTCATCATGGATGTGTTTCCTGCCCTTTTATCGATAATCATATAATCGAGTCCTAATCCAAGTATTGGATAGCCCATTTTTGTCACTTTGCGCTGTTGGGCGGCATATGCATTTTGTTCAGCTGTCAACATTTTCAACGTTGGATTGTTCTGATAGATATTGTCCAATCCATTGGCAAATTGCAGTGGAATCGATGCGCGGGTCAATGTGTCGGGGAGATAAACGAAAGATTTAGCGTTTCTGTTCAGGAGACTATTAAACTGAATTCTTTCTGTAGTCTGTTCGTCCTGCAACAGCGCAAGTTTGGTTGTCAGATCGCGAATGACCATTTTTACGCGAAGAACATCCACCAGATCATTCGTATTGGTATTGCCCATACCCGATGTGTTCATCTGTGAACCGTTTCCTTTTTGGGATGACATGGATGTTGCCGTTTTACCATCCGGTGCCTGGAATCCGGTTAAAGCCAGTTGCTCCAAGGAGTTCATTAGTTTGATATTATCTTCTGTTAGTGTTATTTCCTCATTGATTTTGTATAAATTGTACCACGATTTTTTGACCTGATAAACCTTTTGCAGTCCTATCTGCCTGAATGCTTCATAACGAGCCACAGCCATTTTCGATGCTTCATCTTTAGCAGCTTTTAGTGTCCCGAACCATGGGAACATTTGCATTAGCCTGACGTCTGCGCGTTCATTTCCACCGAGCAGCTGCATGGGTGAGAAAAAGTAACCAATTGTCATTTGCGGATCAGGCAAAGCGTCCATTTGGGGAACTTTTGCCAGCGCCGCCCTGTAGCTATCGTAAGCCGACTGCACCTGTGGATTCAGGATGGCTGCCTTATGAATGTAACTGGACAATGAGTCTTCGTTTGCCTGTGCATTTACGGCCCAAACAGCAAATATCCCGGAGAGTATTAAAAGAATCTTCTTCATTATCTATCTGTTTATGTCAAATCAAATTATTGTATTTCTACCTCTTCATTTGCAGAAGCATGCTTCAGGGCTTTCCTGACTTCGCCTTCCCGCCAGACACATTGCAGGATGGGGACGACAAACATGGTCATAATCTGAATCACCATGCCTCCAAACATTGGGATTGCCATTGGCACCATGATATCCGCCCCTTTTCCGGTAGAGGTGAGCACAGGAAGCAAGGCTATAATAGCGACTGCAGCAGTCATCATTGCCGGGCGTACACGTTGCTTGCCGGCAATTACCACGGCTTCGCGTACCGACTGGATGGTGTCCGGTTTTTCTCTTTCGAATACCTGATGAATGTATGTTCCCATGATAACGCCATCATTGGTAGCGATGCCAAATAAGGCAATAAACCCAACCCAGACCGCCACACTCAGGTTTATGGTGTGCATCTGAAACATGTCCCGTATGTTGATGCCTGCAACCGAGAAATCCATGAACCACGGTTGTGCGTACAACCAAAGCATGATGAATCCTCCGGCAAAGGCCACAAACACTCCTGAAAAATGGATCGAAGAGGCCGTGAATGTCTTGAACTGGAAATAGAGCAGGAGGAAGATGAGGATCAAACTGATTGGAATCACCAATGCCAACCGTTTTGTTGCCCGGATATCCTGTTCATAATTTCCTGCAAATTTGTAGGTAACATTTGGTGGTAATACAAGTTCTCCCGATTTTATTTTTGCTGCAATAAACTTCTGTGCATCTTCCACAACATTCACTTCTGCTTTGCCTTCTTTCTTGTCAAAGATGACATATCCTGTCAGGAAGGTATTTTCACTACGGATCATTTGAGGGCCTTTGGTATAAACGATATCGGCGATTTGTCCAAGAGGAATCTGGGTCCCGTTAGAGGCCGGAATAAGGATGTGCTTCAGTTGCTCCGGTGTAGACCGCAACTCACGGGCATACCTGACCCTGACAGGGAACCGTTCCCTCCCTTCAACCGTGGTTGTTAACGTCATTCCTCCCAATGCAACCTGCAAAACATTTTGGACATCGCTCACTTTCATACCGTAACGTGCCATTGCTTCCCTGTTCAGTTTAATCTCAATGTACGGAGCAGCTACTGAACGGTCGTAAAAGACAGATGAAGCTTGAATGGAAGGTACTTCTTTTAATATTTTTTCAAACTGTAATCCTGCTTTTTCTATTGATTGCAAATCCGGGCCATAGATTTTCAATCCCATCGGTGCCCGCATCCCTGTCGAAAGCATAATCAGCCGGGTTTGAATCGGTTGTAATTTTGGAGCAGAGGTAAGCCCGGGTAAATTGGCTGCTTTTACAATTTCATTCCATATGTCATTTGGGTTTTTAATTTGAGGACGCCATTGTCTGAAATATTGTCCATGACTGTCAGGAACCAGCATCCTGGTGTTGATTGGCAGATATCCAATATCTTTGGGATTATAGTGAGTTCCGTCTTTCAAAATGAAATTGCCTTTGTTGTCGGTTTTGAACCGGAGCCGGGTGCCGTCCTTTCCTAAAACATACTCTGATTTGTAGTTAATCGTATTTTCAAACATCTGAATCGGAGCCGGATCGAGTGCAGAATTGACGCGTCCCCATTTCCCAACCGCCACACTTACTTCGGGGATGGCCGAAATCCGCCTGTCCAGTTGCCTGTCATAGGCGATGCTTTGCTCAACGCCG
The sequence above is drawn from the Microbacter margulisiae genome and encodes:
- a CDS encoding patatin-like phospholipase family protein, which encodes MKRIIGFVVALWLFVTPWVNAQPYQVGVCLSGGGALGFAHIGVLEALRESGIYPQVISGTSMGAVVGVFYAAGYSPQNILEIVQHEKMYRTSNIIRFHIGKNATGFSDHVPLLNVLKKYIPYDNYDSLSMPFYSCATNLTTGNIEYTSHGDNLRERVAASSSIPGIFEAVKIDSCYYVDGGVLNNLPAQPIRPLCKVLISVVVSPFTPNSKIKNISDVLHDVLKVMSKNNSAPGIKMSDYVIYVNIDPRLDMFSFKNYKNIYFAGYNIGKRFIADHPDLLKYATQKPKVTTPVLKDTIGDEQ
- a CDS encoding AMP-dependent synthetase/ligase is translated as MKKTIIDLFEEAVEKYPLNSFLFEKKDTVFQETTYLETRDLVYQLGAGLVAFGVTKGDHAALLSEGRNLWIITELAMFYAGAANIPLSVKLEESNDLIFRIQHAEVRYLFVSGNQLPKIRAIKNQLPLLKHIVVLDELPTYEDKELSVKQLFEMGTHHLKNTDINNFLAIGQSITNDDIATITYTSGTTAEPKGVMLTHRNYTANVEQSLTLLDIPETWRTFIILPLDHCFAHVVGFYIFMTSGAGVATVQVGKTPLETLKNIPINIKEIRPHLILSVPALAKNFRKNIENGVRAQGRTIDTLFHCALKVAYLYHQRGASTKKLWHKMLYPFVKLFDKLLFSKLREAFGGNLQFFIGGGALLDIELQQFYYALGIPMFQGYGLSEATPVISSNGPDSHLLGSSGKVVKPLDLKIIDTQNKELHDGEVGEIVIRGENVMAGYWKNIESTREVLQDGWLKTGDMGYMSSEGFLYVLGRFKSLLIGNDGEKYSPEGIEEALVSNSHLIDQVFLYNNQYAYTVALIVANREALKRQVRHNAASIEGKQEAIQLILQDINKFRAGGVHAGMFPERWLPATFAILAEPFTEQNRMINSTMKVARGEVESVYKETFDFLYTPEGKIATNDRNMEAVFGSAS
- the mtaB gene encoding tRNA (N(6)-L-threonylcarbamoyladenosine(37)-C(2))-methylthiotransferase MtaB; this encodes MIDQSQFYDKKMAFFTLGCRLNFAETSTIGRQLAEAGFRKVKAGEKADICVINTCTVTDLADKKSRQAIHRLIRQHPSAFIVVTGCYAQLKPEEVSSLEGVDLVLGANEKFDILHYVDSLEKRSTAEIQHIDSDQLQSFFPSLSHDDRTRFFLKVQDGCDYQCSYCTIPKARGHSRNGTIADTVALARKAAEEGAQEIVLTGVNIGDFGRSTSESFFDLIRALDEVEGIVRYRIGSVEPNLLTHEIIAFVATSKRFAPHFHIPLQSGSNHVLGLMRRRYQRELFEEKVQEIKRLLPNAFIGVDVIVGMNGETEADFEDAMEFIRRLPVSQLHVFTYSERLNTKALEIADTLPQAVRKQRSDRMHALSDEKLNIFYKENIGSQAVVLWEANHKGEMMTGFTENYLHIAAPYDRSRINTLEQVILSDFTESLTANGWIGFQVTR
- the tgt gene encoding tRNA guanosine(34) transglycosylase Tgt — encoded protein: MKFELQHIDTKTNARAGVITTDHGTIETPIFMPVGTAGSVKAVHQRELAEDIKAQIILGNTYHLYLRPGLNILEQAGGLHRFNGWTRPILTDSGGFQVFSLSENRKLKEEGAHFRSHIDGSKHLFTPENVVDIQRIIGADIMMAFDECTPGTADYDYAKKSMELTHRWLERGLRRFSDSDPKYGYLQAFFPIVQGCVYPDLRRQSAEFIAKQNQAGNAIGGLAVGEPTEKMYEMIEVVNEILPKDRPRYLMGVGTPANILEAIERGVDMFDCVMPTRNGRNGMIFTSNGIMNMKNEKWKSDFSPLDAAGTSYVDSFYSKAYVRHLFVSQEFLAMQIASIHNLAFYLNLVKEARQHIMEGDFANWKARMVKQTMQRL
- a CDS encoding efflux RND transporter periplasmic adaptor subunit, whose protein sequence is MKKLLAKSYIRTSLFVIAGIVLGWLLFHHSAPSPVKTEQTQSHPQKTIWTCAMHPQIRMDHPGKCPICGMTLIPLSQVTNVVDSNAVVMTPDAVQLANIQTSVVMRGNAVKELHLYGKIVPDEQLVQTLPAFVSGRIERLNLNFTGESVAKGEPIASIYSPDLVTAQKELLEAAKMQKNYPNLLPAAKEKLKEWKLTDNQIARIESSGQIKNNIEVISPISGVVLDKKVNVGDYVSTGEPLYEIANLSRVWVLFDAYENDLPWLKVGDIISFTTESMPGETFRGRISFIDPVVNPDTRTASVRVEVENPGDNLKPGMFVTGDSRSVLSGNNELIIPQSAVLWTGTRSLVYIKTPDAADPAFVMREITLGPSVNNGYVVLAGLNEGDTIVTNGTFSVDAAAQLAGKPNMMSSDIKSTKKSPGMAAMPGM
- a CDS encoding TolC family protein: MKKILLILSGIFAVWAVNAQANEDSLSSYIHKAAILNPQVQSAYDSYRAALAKVPQMDALPDPQMTIGYFFSPMQLLGGNERADVRLMQMFPWFGTLKAAKDEASKMAVARYEAFRQIGLQKVYQVKKSWYNLYKINEEITLTEDNIKLMNSLEQLALTGFQAPDGKTATSMSSQKGNGSQMNTSGMGNTNTNDLVDVLRVKMVIRDLTTKLALLQDEQTTERIQFNSLLNRNAKSFVYLPDTLTRASIPLQFANGLDNIYQNNPTLKMLTAEQNAYAAQQRKVTKMGYPILGLGLDYMIIDKRAGNTSMMNGQDMVMPMFSITLPIYRSKYKHMVKEAKFNQLSAQEAETNARNQLQVQYAQATTALNDAERRITLNQGQIDLAQRTADLLTTSFASSNATADYDELLRVEQQLLDYRLKLVEAVTDQNTAVAMLDNLMAIGQ